In one Notolabrus celidotus isolate fNotCel1 chromosome 1, fNotCel1.pri, whole genome shotgun sequence genomic region, the following are encoded:
- the tardbp gene encoding TAR DNA-binding protein 43 isoform X3 translates to MAEVYIKVAEEENEEPMEIPSEDDGTVLLSTVAAQFPGACGLRFRSPVSQCMRGVRLVEGVLHAPENGWGNVVYVVNYPKDNKRKMEEIDASSAVKMKRGDMKTSDLIVLGLPWKTTEQDLKDYFSTFGEVIMVQVKRDAKTGNSKGFGFVRFTEYEAQEKVISQRHMIDGRWCDCKLPNSKQGPDEPLRSRKVFVGRCTEDMTTDDLRQFFMQYGEVTDVFIPKPFRAFAFVTFADDQVAQSLCGEDLIIKGVSVHISNAEPKHGNRQFDRTTRFGNGFGAQAFTSSRSSGLGSSTNSSLANFGSFSLNPAMMAAAQAALQSSWGMMGMLASQQQTSTSGSTSSGTSSSRDQSQFSSTGNSNYGTSSASLGWEQGPTLQQVEVGLAQVWVEYGVKVVWVGYVS, encoded by the exons atggctGAAGTATACATAAAAGTGGCAGAGGAGGAAAACGAGGAGCCCATGGAGATCCCATCCGAAGACGACGGCACTGTTCTGCTTTCAACCGTGGCAGCTCAGTTTCCAGGGGCGTGCGGCCTGCGCTTCAGGAGCCCCGTGTCTCAGTGCATGCGAGGAGTGCGTCTCGTGGAGGGGGTCCTGCACGCTCCAGAGAATGGATGGGGGAATGTCGTATATGTGGTGAACTATCCAAAAG ACAACAAGAGGAAGATGGAGGAAATTGATGCCTCCTCTGCGGTGAAAATGAAGAGAGGAGACATGAAGACATCTGACCTGATAGTCCTGGGTCTTCCTTGGAAAACAACTGAGCAGGACCTCAAAGACTACTTTAGCACATTTGGAGAAGTCATCATGGTTCAG GTTAAACGAGATGCTAAGACTGGCAACTCCAAAGGATTTGGCTTTGTGAGGTTCACAGAGTACGAGGCTCAAGAAAAGGTGATCTCCCAGCGCCATATGATTGATGGAAGATGGTGTGACTGCAAGCTCCCTAACTCGAAG CAGGGACCAGACGAGCCGCTGAGGAGCCGAAAAGTGTTTGTTGGCCGTTGCACAGAAGACATGACCACTGATGACCTAAGGCAGTTCTTTATGCAGTATGGAGAAGTCACAGATGTCTTCATCCCTAAGCCATTCCGTGCTTTTGCTTTTGTCACATTCGCAGATGATCAG GTTGCCCAGTCTCTCTGTGGAGAGGACCTAATAATCAAAGGTGTCAGCGTTCACATCTCAAATGCAGAGCCCAAACACGGCAATAGGCAATTTGATCGTACAACACGGTTTGGAAATGGTTTTGGAGCTCAGGCATTTACCAGCAGCAGAAGTAGTGGGTTAGGGAGCAGCACTAACAGTAGTTTGGCAAACTTTGGGTCCTTCAGTCTGAACCCTGCCATGATGGCTGCTGCTCAGGCTGCTCTGCAGAGTAGTTGGGGTATGATGGGTATGCTGGCTAGTCAGCAGCAAACATCCACCTCTGGCAGCACCTCCAGTGGAACAAGCTCAAGCAGAGACCAGAGTCAGTTTTCTAGTACAGGTAACAGCAACTATGGCACTAGCTCTGCTAGTCTCGGCTGGGAACAGGGTCCAACTCTACAACAAGTGGAAGTGGGTTTAGCTCAGGTTTGGGTCGAGTATGGAGTCAAAGTCGTCTGGGTGGGGTATGTAAGTTAA
- the tardbp gene encoding TAR DNA-binding protein 43 isoform X2 has protein sequence MAEVYIKVAEEENEEPMEIPSEDDGTVLLSTVAAQFPGACGLRFRSPVSQCMRGVRLVEGVLHAPENGWGNVVYVVNYPKDIPPDNKRKMEEIDASSAVKMKRGDMKTSDLIVLGLPWKTTEQDLKDYFSTFGEVIMVQVKRDAKTGNSKGFGFVRFTEYEAQEKVISQRHMIDGRWCDCKLPNSKGPDEPLRSRKVFVGRCTEDMTTDDLRQFFMQYGEVTDVFIPKPFRAFAFVTFADDQVAQSLCGEDLIIKGVSVHISNAEPKHGNRQFDRTTRFGNGFGAQAFTSSRSSGLGSSTNSSLANFGSFSLNPAMMAAAQAALQSSWGMMGMLASQQQTSTSGSTSSGTSSSRDQSQFSSTGNSNYGTSSASLGWEQGPTLQQVEVGLAQVWVEYGVKVVWVGYVS, from the exons atggctGAAGTATACATAAAAGTGGCAGAGGAGGAAAACGAGGAGCCCATGGAGATCCCATCCGAAGACGACGGCACTGTTCTGCTTTCAACCGTGGCAGCTCAGTTTCCAGGGGCGTGCGGCCTGCGCTTCAGGAGCCCCGTGTCTCAGTGCATGCGAGGAGTGCGTCTCGTGGAGGGGGTCCTGCACGCTCCAGAGAATGGATGGGGGAATGTCGTATATGTGGTGAACTATCCAAAAG ACATACCCCCAGACAACAAGAGGAAGATGGAGGAAATTGATGCCTCCTCTGCGGTGAAAATGAAGAGAGGAGACATGAAGACATCTGACCTGATAGTCCTGGGTCTTCCTTGGAAAACAACTGAGCAGGACCTCAAAGACTACTTTAGCACATTTGGAGAAGTCATCATGGTTCAG GTTAAACGAGATGCTAAGACTGGCAACTCCAAAGGATTTGGCTTTGTGAGGTTCACAGAGTACGAGGCTCAAGAAAAGGTGATCTCCCAGCGCCATATGATTGATGGAAGATGGTGTGACTGCAAGCTCCCTAACTCGAAG GGACCAGACGAGCCGCTGAGGAGCCGAAAAGTGTTTGTTGGCCGTTGCACAGAAGACATGACCACTGATGACCTAAGGCAGTTCTTTATGCAGTATGGAGAAGTCACAGATGTCTTCATCCCTAAGCCATTCCGTGCTTTTGCTTTTGTCACATTCGCAGATGATCAG GTTGCCCAGTCTCTCTGTGGAGAGGACCTAATAATCAAAGGTGTCAGCGTTCACATCTCAAATGCAGAGCCCAAACACGGCAATAGGCAATTTGATCGTACAACACGGTTTGGAAATGGTTTTGGAGCTCAGGCATTTACCAGCAGCAGAAGTAGTGGGTTAGGGAGCAGCACTAACAGTAGTTTGGCAAACTTTGGGTCCTTCAGTCTGAACCCTGCCATGATGGCTGCTGCTCAGGCTGCTCTGCAGAGTAGTTGGGGTATGATGGGTATGCTGGCTAGTCAGCAGCAAACATCCACCTCTGGCAGCACCTCCAGTGGAACAAGCTCAAGCAGAGACCAGAGTCAGTTTTCTAGTACAGGTAACAGCAACTATGGCACTAGCTCTGCTAGTCTCGGCTGGGAACAGGGTCCAACTCTACAACAAGTGGAAGTGGGTTTAGCTCAGGTTTGGGTCGAGTATGGAGTCAAAGTCGTCTGGGTGGGGTATGTAAGTTAA
- the gnb1b gene encoding guanine nucleotide binding protein (G protein), beta polypeptide 1b: MSELDQLRQEAEQLKNQIRDARKACADATLSQITANIDPVGRIQMRTRRTLRGHLAKIYAMHWGTDSRLLVSASQDGKLIIWDSYTTNKVHAIPLRSSWVMTCAYAPSGNYVACGGLDNICSIYNLKTREGNVRVSRELAGHTGYLSCCRFLDDNQIVTSSGDTTCALWDIETGQQTTTFAGHTGDVMSLSLAPDARLFVSGACDASAKLWDVREGMCRQTFTGHESDINAICFFPNGNAFATGSDDATCRLFDLRADQELMIYSHDNIICGITSVAFSKSGRLLLAGYDDFNCNVWDTLKADRAGVLAGHDNRVSCLGVTDDGMAVATGSWDSFLKIWN; the protein is encoded by the exons ATGAGTGAACTGGACCAGTTGCGCCAAGAGGCAGAGCAGCTCAAGAATCAGATCAGA GATGCCAGGAAAGCGTGCGCAGATGCCACACTATCACAG ATCACGGCTAATATTGACCCCGTTGGCCGAATCCAGATGCGTACAAGACGAACGCTGCGGGGTCATTTGGCAAAAATCTATGCCATGCACTGGGGAACAGATTCCAG GCTCCTGGTCAGTGCCTCTCAAGATGGGAAACTAATTATTTGGGACAGCTATACTACAAATAAG gttCATGCCATACCACTTCGATCTTCCTGGGTCATGACTTGCGCTTATGCACCGTCAGGAAATTATGTGGCCTGCGGTGGCTTAGACAACATCTGCTCCATCTACAACCTGAAAACCCGTGAGGGGAATGTACGTGTGAGCCGTGAGCTCGCTGGACATACAG GATACCTGTCCTGCTGTCGCTTTCTTGATGACAACCAGATTGTTACAAGCTCTGGAGATACCACTTG tgCACTTTGGGACATTGAGACTGGCCAGCAGACGACTACTTTTGCTGGACACACAGGCGATGTCATGAGCCTGTCATTGGCTCCTGATGCCCGATTATTTGTCTCTGGTGCTTGTGATGCCTCCGCTAAACTCTGGGATGTCCGAGAGGGCATGTGCAGACAGACTTTCACTGGCCATGAGTCCGACATCAATGCCATCTGT TTCTTCCCTAATGGCAATGCCTTTGCCACGGGCTCTGATGATGCCACCTGCAGGCTGTTTGATCTGCGTGCTGATCAGGAATTAATGATCTACTCccatgacaacatcatatgtggcatCACTTCTGTTGCATTCTCAAAGAGTGGCCGTCTTCTTCTGGCCGGATATGATGACTTCAACTGTAATGTGTGGGACACACTAAAAGCTGACCGTGCTG GTGTGTTGGCTGGACATGACAACCGTGTGAGCTGCCTGGGAGTGACTGATGATGGCATGGCAGTTGCAACAGGATCATGGGACAGTTTCCTGAAGATCTGGAATTGA
- the tardbp gene encoding TAR DNA-binding protein 43 isoform X1, with protein MAEVYIKVAEEENEEPMEIPSEDDGTVLLSTVAAQFPGACGLRFRSPVSQCMRGVRLVEGVLHAPENGWGNVVYVVNYPKDIPPDNKRKMEEIDASSAVKMKRGDMKTSDLIVLGLPWKTTEQDLKDYFSTFGEVIMVQVKRDAKTGNSKGFGFVRFTEYEAQEKVISQRHMIDGRWCDCKLPNSKQGPDEPLRSRKVFVGRCTEDMTTDDLRQFFMQYGEVTDVFIPKPFRAFAFVTFADDQVAQSLCGEDLIIKGVSVHISNAEPKHGNRQFDRTTRFGNGFGAQAFTSSRSSGLGSSTNSSLANFGSFSLNPAMMAAAQAALQSSWGMMGMLASQQQTSTSGSTSSGTSSSRDQSQFSSTGNSNYGTSSASLGWEQGPTLQQVEVGLAQVWVEYGVKVVWVGYVS; from the exons atggctGAAGTATACATAAAAGTGGCAGAGGAGGAAAACGAGGAGCCCATGGAGATCCCATCCGAAGACGACGGCACTGTTCTGCTTTCAACCGTGGCAGCTCAGTTTCCAGGGGCGTGCGGCCTGCGCTTCAGGAGCCCCGTGTCTCAGTGCATGCGAGGAGTGCGTCTCGTGGAGGGGGTCCTGCACGCTCCAGAGAATGGATGGGGGAATGTCGTATATGTGGTGAACTATCCAAAAG ACATACCCCCAGACAACAAGAGGAAGATGGAGGAAATTGATGCCTCCTCTGCGGTGAAAATGAAGAGAGGAGACATGAAGACATCTGACCTGATAGTCCTGGGTCTTCCTTGGAAAACAACTGAGCAGGACCTCAAAGACTACTTTAGCACATTTGGAGAAGTCATCATGGTTCAG GTTAAACGAGATGCTAAGACTGGCAACTCCAAAGGATTTGGCTTTGTGAGGTTCACAGAGTACGAGGCTCAAGAAAAGGTGATCTCCCAGCGCCATATGATTGATGGAAGATGGTGTGACTGCAAGCTCCCTAACTCGAAG CAGGGACCAGACGAGCCGCTGAGGAGCCGAAAAGTGTTTGTTGGCCGTTGCACAGAAGACATGACCACTGATGACCTAAGGCAGTTCTTTATGCAGTATGGAGAAGTCACAGATGTCTTCATCCCTAAGCCATTCCGTGCTTTTGCTTTTGTCACATTCGCAGATGATCAG GTTGCCCAGTCTCTCTGTGGAGAGGACCTAATAATCAAAGGTGTCAGCGTTCACATCTCAAATGCAGAGCCCAAACACGGCAATAGGCAATTTGATCGTACAACACGGTTTGGAAATGGTTTTGGAGCTCAGGCATTTACCAGCAGCAGAAGTAGTGGGTTAGGGAGCAGCACTAACAGTAGTTTGGCAAACTTTGGGTCCTTCAGTCTGAACCCTGCCATGATGGCTGCTGCTCAGGCTGCTCTGCAGAGTAGTTGGGGTATGATGGGTATGCTGGCTAGTCAGCAGCAAACATCCACCTCTGGCAGCACCTCCAGTGGAACAAGCTCAAGCAGAGACCAGAGTCAGTTTTCTAGTACAGGTAACAGCAACTATGGCACTAGCTCTGCTAGTCTCGGCTGGGAACAGGGTCCAACTCTACAACAAGTGGAAGTGGGTTTAGCTCAGGTTTGGGTCGAGTATGGAGTCAAAGTCGTCTGGGTGGGGTATGTAAGTTAA